One genomic window of Methanobacterium formicicum DSM 3637 includes the following:
- a CDS encoding 4Fe-4S binding protein yields the protein MDVTFKKKKEVLEGEVALKSRDMEDSHEGFKGEIEDCAFEDEFITISPECVRCNLCVEECPVNAISDATFSRPAKILDGCVKCEICAQTCPVKCIHVIESTSTVQDDVKFHLKDVKVPHRKLRMESIEVDPDKCDSCSTCVRFCPTEAITVSEGETAQIDQEACVGCGACANVCPQGSINLVRELGPVIKTKELLVDEDTCVQCQVCEENCPVNAIKLNGDRVVLDHEKCILCEVCSTKCPVGALKLEMV from the coding sequence ATGGATGTAACATTCAAAAAGAAAAAAGAGGTACTGGAGGGAGAGGTAGCCCTTAAATCCAGGGACATGGAAGATAGTCATGAAGGGTTTAAAGGAGAAATCGAGGACTGTGCCTTTGAAGATGAATTCATAACTATCTCCCCAGAGTGTGTCCGGTGCAATTTGTGTGTGGAAGAATGTCCAGTTAATGCTATCAGCGACGCCACATTCTCACGACCAGCAAAGATCCTAGATGGCTGTGTGAAATGTGAAATCTGCGCCCAGACCTGCCCTGTGAAATGTATACATGTCATTGAAAGCACATCAACTGTCCAGGATGATGTTAAATTTCATCTAAAGGATGTTAAGGTGCCCCATCGTAAACTGCGCATGGAATCAATTGAGGTAGATCCAGATAAATGTGATTCATGTTCTACCTGTGTTAGATTCTGCCCCACTGAAGCCATAACTGTTAGTGAGGGAGAAACTGCCCAGATTGACCAGGAAGCATGTGTAGGTTGCGGTGCCTGTGCTAATGTCTGCCCCCAAGGGTCCATTAATCTTGTAAGAGAACTAGGGCCTGTGATAAAAACAAAAGAACTCCTGGTGGACGAGGACACCTGCGTCCAGTGCCAGGTCTGTGAGGAAAACTGTCCAGTAAATGCCATTAAACTTAATGGCGACCGGGTAGTTTTGGACCATGAAAAATGTATTTTATGTGAAGTTTGTTCTACAAAATGCCCGGTAGGGGCTTTAAAACTGGAGATGGTTTAA